The Methanopyrus kandleri AV19 DNA segment CGACCATCAGCTCGCTCAAGCCTGCTCGACCTCCAGTCCCATCCCCAGTAGCTCCTGTAGCACCTCCTCGACGTACCGCGCGTACCTGCCCCGCTGTCCCATGAACGGTCCGAAGTCCTTCTGGTCGATCCATACCTTCAGGTTCGGACCGGCTATGTCCACGTCCACGATACGTTCTCCTATCCACGGCACCGGGTGGATGTCCGCGATGAAGTCGACGAAGTCCAGTGTGAGGTGCGTCACGACGATCCTCATGTTCGTCTCCGCCTCTATCCTCTCGATACGCTCACCTCCCGTTCCTACGACGCGACCTACGTGGCCTTCCTTGGTAACGATCACCGCCTGCGGAACGTTCTCGGTCTTGATCTCGAGGTCTTCCGCGATCGGCTCCACGTAGAGCACCGTGAGCACGTCGGCGTCCGGTGCCTCGACTTGGACCACGTCCATGATCTCCCGCTCCACGTCGTTCATCTCCCTGTTACGGACGCGGATTTCCAGCTGTAGGTGCACGCCCCGCTCAGCACCGGGGCGTACGATGTCCCTCGTGCCCAGGTCCACGACTTCCGCCTTGGGTTCCTCTGCCAAGACCTCACGCATCACGGTGGCTCCGCACCGGTCGATGTCGACGTCCTTCTGAAGTACCGGGTCGCCGGTGATCAGCAGTCGGGAGTTGTGACCCATTCGCGCCAGCACCTCACCCGCGTTCTCGGGCAGCATGTTCTGGACTTCATCCAGCAGTATCACGGCGTCGTCGAACGTGCGTCCACGGACGAAGTGCGTATCCACGATCATGATCTTGCCCTCGTCCACTAACTGCTGGAGCTCGTCCCGCCCGGTGAACCGTGAGAGCACGTCCATGACCGGGGTAACCACCATCTCTTCGAACTTCTCGGGCAGGTCCGCGGAGCTCATCTCTTGCTTGGTGGCCACGTCGACGAGTGGACGGGTCACTATGAACCGGTCGTACTCACCTTCCATCACGGCCTGCACGCCGTACGCCGCACAGAACAGGGTCTTACCGGTGCCCGTGGGGCCGAACACGGCCACTATTTCATTCTCCTCGTTTAGCAGCGCTTCGACCAGTCGCTCCTGTCCTTCGGTCTGCGGCTCTACACCCATCAACTCCTTCATTCCTCTCCCCCCTTACCGCCCGAATCTTCTTTCACGCTTCTGGAATTCACGGATCGCGCGCAGCAAGTCAATCTTCCGAAACTCAGGCCAGTACACGTCCACAAAGTACAGCTCGGAGTACGCGGAG contains these protein-coding regions:
- a CDS encoding PhoH family protein; this translates as MKELMGVEPQTEGQERLVEALLNEENEIVAVFGPTGTGKTLFCAAYGVQAVMEGEYDRFIVTRPLVDVATKQEMSSADLPEKFEEMVVTPVMDVLSRFTGRDELQQLVDEGKIMIVDTHFVRGRTFDDAVILLDEVQNMLPENAGEVLARMGHNSRLLITGDPVLQKDVDIDRCGATVMREVLAEEPKAEVVDLGTRDIVRPGAERGVHLQLEIRVRNREMNDVEREIMDVVQVEAPDADVLTVLYVEPIAEDLEIKTENVPQAVIVTKEGHVGRVVGTGGERIERIEAETNMRIVVTHLTLDFVDFIADIHPVPWIGERIVDVDIAGPNLKVWIDQKDFGPFMGQRGRYARYVEEVLQELLGMGLEVEQA